In one Pseudomonas sp. MM211 genomic region, the following are encoded:
- a CDS encoding ZIP family metal transporter, producing MQALPQPSSFLQAWLTQVRASPWVAAGLAVALLVVLWLLISSLFNVFEEGHPERVRHALYGGGAGFAATALGAFAALALGTISVRTQDSLLGFAAGMMLAASSFSLIIPGLEAAENITGSSMLGAATVVLGLALGVLLMLGLDHFTPHEHESTGPLGPQSERLNRVWLFVFAITLHNLPEGMAVGVGFAGDDMKVGIPLATAIAIQDIPEGLAVALALRTTGLSALHAALIAVASGLMEPLGALVGVGMSSSYALAYPVGLGLAAGAMLFVVSHEIIPETHRNGHQTPATLGLMGGFAVMMFLDTALG from the coding sequence ATGCAAGCGCTTCCGCAGCCCAGCAGTTTTCTACAGGCCTGGCTTACTCAGGTGCGGGCGTCGCCTTGGGTGGCCGCCGGGCTTGCGGTTGCCCTGCTGGTGGTTCTCTGGTTGCTGATAAGCAGTCTCTTCAATGTGTTTGAAGAGGGCCACCCCGAGCGTGTTCGTCATGCGCTGTACGGTGGTGGGGCAGGGTTTGCAGCAACGGCTCTGGGGGCCTTTGCGGCGTTGGCGCTTGGCACCATCAGCGTCAGAACACAGGACAGCCTGCTTGGCTTCGCCGCCGGCATGATGCTCGCCGCCAGCTCTTTCTCGCTGATCATTCCGGGCCTGGAGGCTGCCGAAAACATCACCGGCAGCAGTATGCTGGGCGCTGCAACGGTGGTGCTGGGTCTGGCGCTTGGCGTTCTGCTGATGCTGGGACTCGACCATTTTACCCCGCACGAGCACGAGAGCACTGGGCCGCTTGGGCCACAGAGTGAGCGTCTGAACCGGGTATGGCTATTCGTCTTCGCCATCACCTTGCACAACCTGCCCGAGGGTATGGCCGTTGGCGTTGGTTTTGCCGGTGATGACATGAAAGTGGGTATACCCCTGGCGACCGCCATCGCCATCCAGGATATCCCCGAAGGACTTGCCGTCGCTCTGGCGCTGCGCACTACTGGTCTATCCGCGTTGCATGCGGCGCTGATTGCCGTCGCCAGCGGCCTGATGGAACCGCTGGGCGCATTGGTTGGCGTCGGCATGTCCAGCAGCTATGCGCTCGCTTATCCCGTCGGCTTGGGTTTGGCGGCGGGCGCGATGCTGTTCGTGGTTTCCCATGAAATCATTCCGGAAACCCATCGCAACGGCCACCAAACGCCGGCGACTTTAGGCCTGATGGGTGGCTTTGCTGTGATGATGTTCTTGGATACGGCATTGGGTTGA
- a CDS encoding substrate-binding periplasmic protein has protein sequence MACSRRAGYALLLAGVLGCASSVQAEPLNIYVGQGQMPFADGVAARAGLFGDLMRELCVRTDQQCVFRSVPWRRVLSEASDDEHGIVLNLGRTAEREGDFAWLLDVLPTPYVLASVDHPYNSLAEALKAGPVAVMGGTPRANDINAIRTSGQRVVEVTDPQQAAQLLHSGRVVAWFEIDLRALYLWRELGYEAPLLFGKPLSQTRSHIAASLKFDGAEVLRQRMSDAFAQMRSDGSWQRILASYLGLEKSQALLSDGW, from the coding sequence ATGGCCTGCAGTCGTCGGGCTGGCTATGCGCTATTACTGGCCGGCGTTTTGGGCTGCGCAAGCAGCGTGCAGGCCGAGCCGCTGAATATTTATGTCGGCCAGGGGCAGATGCCGTTTGCCGACGGCGTGGCTGCGCGGGCGGGGCTGTTTGGCGATCTGATGCGTGAGCTGTGCGTGCGCACCGACCAACAATGCGTGTTTCGCAGCGTGCCTTGGCGTCGAGTCTTGAGCGAGGCGAGCGATGATGAGCATGGCATCGTGCTGAATCTGGGGCGTACCGCCGAGCGTGAGGGTGATTTCGCCTGGTTGCTCGATGTGCTGCCTACTCCCTACGTGCTGGCTAGCGTCGATCATCCTTACAACAGCCTGGCTGAGGCGCTGAAGGCTGGCCCGGTAGCGGTCATGGGCGGTACGCCGAGAGCCAACGATATCAATGCCATCCGTACCTCGGGGCAACGGGTCGTCGAAGTCACCGATCCGCAGCAGGCCGCGCAACTGCTGCACAGCGGCCGCGTGGTCGCCTGGTTCGAGATCGACCTGCGTGCGCTGTATCTGTGGCGTGAGCTGGGGTACGAGGCGCCTCTGCTATTCGGCAAGCCACTCAGCCAGACACGCAGTCATATCGCTGCCAGTCTCAAGTTCGATGGCGCTGAGGTCTTGCGTCAGCGGATGAGCGATGCTTTTGCGCAAATGCGCAGCGACGGTAGCTGGCAGCGCATATTGGCGAGCTATCTGGGCTTGGAGAAGTCACAGGCTTTGCTGTCCGACGGCTGGTGA
- a CDS encoding DUF1883 domain-containing protein: MKFIHQREHLNEDDLVVIECSQTCNIRLMSDANFRSFKNGGRHSYHGGAFDTFPAKITVPSSGFWNITIDTVTQRAISVTRKPTLKHSIKIVRRSASRLS; the protein is encoded by the coding sequence ATGAAGTTCATACACCAGCGCGAGCACCTCAACGAAGACGATCTGGTCGTTATTGAATGCTCGCAAACCTGCAATATCCGTCTGATGAGTGATGCGAACTTTCGCAGCTTCAAGAATGGCGGTCGGCATTCCTATCATGGTGGTGCTTTCGACACGTTTCCGGCCAAAATCACCGTGCCGAGCAGTGGTTTTTGGAATATCACCATCGATACCGTGACCCAAAGGGCGATTAGCGTCACACGCAAGCCGACCCTGAAGCACTCGATCAAGATCGTACGCCGATCCGCCTCCCGACTATCTTAA
- a CDS encoding DUF5629 family protein, whose protein sequence is MTYLLDQLETADMLEIDGLHAFDFQLDDGLLDQADAAAEADESFASDATVLRIEVQDGRERKSWQFSYNAVMEADYQAADDSWTLDGHQLRCFSATTASSDDE, encoded by the coding sequence ATGACGTATCTACTCGACCAGTTAGAAACCGCTGACATGCTGGAAATCGATGGCTTGCATGCCTTTGATTTCCAACTCGACGATGGGCTGCTCGACCAGGCCGATGCGGCCGCCGAAGCTGACGAGTCATTCGCCAGCGACGCCACTGTGCTGCGCATCGAGGTACAAGACGGCCGCGAGCGTAAAAGCTGGCAGTTCAGCTATAACGCAGTGATGGAAGCCGACTATCAAGCAGCCGATGACAGCTGGACTCTGGACGGCCATCAGTTGCGCTGTTTCTCCGCGACCACTGCCAGCAGCGACGACGAGTAA
- the metH gene encoding methionine synthase: protein MPLSDRSARLQALQQALKNRILILDGGMGTMIQSYKLEEEDYRGERFADWPQDVKGNNDLLLLSRPDVIAAIEKAYLDAGADILETNTFNATQVSQADYGMESLVYELNVEGARVARRVADAKTLETPDKPRFVAGVLGPTSRTCSLSPDVNNPGYRNVTFDELVTNYIEATRGLIEGGADMILIETIFDTLNAKAAIFAVQEVFEQQGFELPIMISGTITDASGRTLSGQTTEAFWNSVSHAKPISVGLNCALGAKELRPYLEELASKADTHVSAHPNAGLPNAFGEYDESPAETALVIEEFAAAGFLNIVGGCCGTTPAHIKAIAEAVANYTPRAIPDIPKACRLSGLEPFTIDRNSLFVNVGERTNITGSARFARLIREDNYTEALEVALQQVEAGAQIIDINMDEGMLDSKAAMVTFLNLIAGEPDISRVPIMIDSSKWDVIEAGLKCIQGKGIVNSISMKEGVEQFKHHARLCKRYGAAVVVMAFDEAGQADTEARKKEICKRSYDILVNEVGFPPEDIIFDPNIFAIATGIEEHNNYAVDFINACAYIRDELPYALTSGGVSNVSFSFRGNNPVRESIHSVFLYYAIKNGLTMGIVNAGQLEIYDEIPKLLRDTVEDVVLNRNEGGTDALLAIADNYKGDGSVKEAETEEWRTWNVVERLKHALVKGITAFIVEDTEECRLQCARPIEVIEGPLMAGMNVVGDLFGEGKMFLPQVVKSARVMKQAVAHLIPFIELEKGDKPEAKGKILMATVKGDVHDIGKNIVGVVLGCNGYDIVDMGVMVPAEKILQTAIAEKCDIIGLSGLITPSLDEMVHVAREMQRQGFHLPLMIGGATTSKAHTAVKIEPKYQNDAVVYVTDASRAVGVATQLLSKELKAGFVESTRLDYIEVRERTAARSSRTERLPYAAAVANKPTFDWSTYQPPVPSFTGSKVLDNIDLNVLAEYIDWTPFFISWDLAGKYPRILTDEVVGQAATDLFNDAQTMLRKLIDEKLISARAVFGFWPANQVQDDDIQLYDNDGQPLAKLHHLRQQTIKPDGKPNLSLADFVAPQDSGLTDYVGGFITTAGIGAEEVAKAYQNAGDDYNSIMVKALADRLAEACAEWLHQQVRKTYWGYDQDEALDNEALIKEQYKGIRPAPGYPACPDHTEKGTLFDLLDPAATENQAGRSGVFLTEHYAMFPAASVSGWYFAHPQAQYFAVGKVDKDQIDSYTARKQQDLSVSERWLAPNLGYDE, encoded by the coding sequence ATGCCCCTGTCAGATCGTAGCGCCCGCCTCCAAGCACTTCAGCAAGCTCTCAAGAATCGCATCCTGATTCTCGATGGTGGCATGGGCACCATGATCCAGAGCTACAAGCTGGAAGAGGAAGACTACCGCGGTGAGCGCTTCGCCGACTGGCCACAGGACGTCAAAGGCAATAACGACCTGCTGCTGCTTTCGCGCCCAGATGTCATCGCAGCCATCGAAAAGGCCTACCTCGATGCCGGCGCCGACATCCTGGAAACCAACACCTTCAACGCCACCCAGGTATCCCAGGCCGATTACGGCATGGAAAGCCTGGTGTATGAACTGAACGTTGAAGGCGCCCGCGTAGCGCGCCGCGTCGCGGATGCCAAAACACTGGAAACCCCAGACAAGCCGCGCTTCGTCGCCGGGGTACTTGGCCCAACCAGCCGTACGTGCTCGTTGTCGCCGGATGTGAACAACCCTGGCTACCGCAACGTCACCTTCGATGAGCTGGTAACCAACTACATCGAAGCCACCCGCGGCCTGATCGAAGGCGGCGCGGATATGATCCTGATCGAAACCATCTTCGACACCCTCAACGCCAAGGCTGCAATCTTCGCCGTACAGGAAGTCTTCGAGCAGCAGGGTTTCGAGTTGCCGATCATGATTTCCGGCACCATCACCGACGCCTCCGGCCGTACCCTGTCAGGGCAAACCACCGAAGCGTTCTGGAACTCCGTCAGCCACGCCAAGCCCATCTCGGTCGGTTTGAACTGCGCCCTGGGCGCCAAAGAACTGCGCCCGTACCTGGAAGAGCTGGCCAGCAAGGCCGACACTCACGTGTCCGCTCACCCCAATGCCGGCCTGCCGAATGCCTTCGGTGAGTACGATGAAAGCCCGGCAGAAACAGCCCTGGTTATCGAAGAATTTGCCGCTGCGGGTTTTTTGAACATCGTCGGCGGTTGCTGCGGTACGACACCGGCGCATATCAAGGCGATTGCCGAAGCCGTGGCCAACTACACGCCACGCGCTATTCCAGATATTCCCAAGGCTTGTCGCTTGTCGGGCCTGGAACCCTTCACCATTGATCGTAATTCGCTGTTCGTGAACGTCGGCGAGCGCACCAACATTACCGGATCAGCCAGGTTTGCCCGGCTGATCCGTGAAGACAACTACACCGAAGCCCTTGAGGTCGCTCTGCAGCAGGTGGAGGCCGGCGCGCAGATCATCGACATCAACATGGATGAGGGCATGCTCGATTCCAAGGCAGCGATGGTCACCTTCCTCAACCTGATCGCCGGGGAACCTGATATTTCGCGGGTGCCGATCATGATCGACTCCTCCAAGTGGGATGTGATCGAAGCCGGCCTCAAGTGCATCCAGGGCAAGGGCATCGTCAACTCGATCTCGATGAAAGAAGGCGTCGAACAATTCAAGCATCACGCCAGGCTGTGCAAGCGCTACGGCGCCGCCGTGGTGGTGATGGCATTTGACGAAGCCGGCCAGGCCGACACCGAAGCGCGCAAGAAAGAAATCTGCAAACGCTCCTACGACATTCTGGTCAACGAAGTGGGCTTCCCGCCGGAAGACATCATCTTCGACCCGAACATCTTCGCCATTGCCACCGGCATCGAAGAGCACAACAACTATGCGGTCGACTTCATCAACGCCTGCGCCTACATCCGCGATGAGTTGCCCTACGCGCTGACCTCTGGCGGCGTGTCCAACGTGTCGTTCTCGTTCCGCGGCAACAACCCGGTGCGCGAGTCGATCCACTCGGTATTTCTTTACTACGCGATCAAAAACGGCCTGACCATGGGCATCGTCAATGCCGGCCAACTGGAAATCTACGACGAGATTCCCAAACTGCTGCGCGACACGGTCGAAGACGTGGTGCTCAACCGCAACGAAGGCGGCACCGATGCGCTGCTGGCCATCGCCGACAACTACAAGGGTGACGGCAGCGTCAAAGAGGCCGAGACCGAAGAGTGGCGCACCTGGAACGTGGTCGAGCGGCTCAAGCACGCGCTGGTAAAAGGCATTACCGCGTTTATCGTCGAAGACACCGAAGAATGCCGCCTGCAATGCGCGCGACCGATTGAAGTGATCGAAGGCCCGTTGATGGCCGGGATGAACGTGGTTGGCGACCTGTTCGGCGAAGGCAAAATGTTCCTGCCCCAGGTGGTGAAATCCGCCCGCGTCATGAAACAGGCCGTGGCCCACCTGATTCCCTTTATCGAACTGGAAAAGGGCGACAAGCCGGAAGCCAAGGGCAAGATTTTGATGGCCACGGTGAAAGGCGACGTGCATGACATCGGCAAGAATATCGTCGGCGTGGTGCTCGGCTGTAACGGCTACGATATCGTCGACATGGGCGTGATGGTGCCGGCAGAGAAAATCCTGCAAACCGCCATTGCCGAGAAGTGCGACATCATCGGTCTATCCGGGCTGATCACCCCGTCGCTGGATGAGATGGTGCATGTCGCCCGCGAAATGCAGCGTCAGGGCTTCCACTTGCCGCTGATGATCGGCGGTGCTACCACCTCGAAAGCCCATACCGCAGTAAAGATCGAACCCAAGTACCAGAACGACGCCGTGGTTTATGTCACCGACGCCTCGCGCGCCGTGGGCGTGGCGACACAGCTGCTGTCCAAAGAACTGAAGGCCGGGTTCGTCGAAAGTACTCGCCTCGACTATATCGAAGTCCGTGAGCGCACCGCCGCCCGCAGTTCACGCACCGAGCGTCTGCCCTACGCCGCTGCCGTGGCGAACAAGCCGACGTTCGACTGGAGTACGTACCAACCGCCCGTGCCAAGTTTCACTGGCAGCAAGGTGCTGGACAACATCGACCTCAATGTTCTGGCCGAATACATCGACTGGACACCGTTCTTCATCTCCTGGGATCTGGCCGGCAAATACCCGCGCATCCTCACCGATGAAGTGGTTGGCCAAGCCGCCACCGACCTGTTCAACGATGCCCAGACCATGTTGCGTAAACTGATCGACGAAAAACTGATCAGCGCCCGCGCGGTATTCGGCTTCTGGCCTGCCAATCAGGTGCAGGACGACGATATCCAACTGTACGACAACGACGGCCAGCCGCTGGCCAAGCTGCACCACCTGCGCCAGCAGACCATCAAGCCGGACGGCAAACCGAATCTCTCCCTGGCCGATTTCGTCGCACCGCAAGACAGCGGCCTGACCGATTATGTCGGCGGTTTTATCACCACAGCTGGCATCGGCGCGGAAGAAGTGGCCAAGGCCTATCAAAACGCTGGCGACGACTACAACTCGATCATGGTCAAAGCCCTGGCCGACCGCCTGGCCGAAGCCTGCGCTGAGTGGCTACACCAACAGGTGCGTAAAACCTATTGGGGCTACGATCAGGATGAAGCCCTGGATAACGAGGCGCTGATCAAAGAACAGTACAAAGGCATCCGCCCTGCCCCCGGCTACCCGGCATGCCCTGATCACACCGAAAAAGGCACGCTGTTCGATCTGCTTGACCCAGCAGCTACAGAAAACCAGGCAGGGCGTAGCGGCGTGTTCCTCACCGAGCACTACGCCATGTTCCCCGCGGCCTCGGTCAGCGGCTGGTACTTCGCCCATCCGCAAGCGCAGTATTTCGCGGTAGGCAAGGTTGATAAGGATCAGATCGACAGTTACACCGCCCGCAAACAGCAAGACTTGAGCGTCAGCGAACGCTGGCTGGCACCTAACCTGGGGTATGACGAATGA
- a CDS encoding fatty acid cis/trans isomerase has product MHYRLLLSVCLVLISPLVMAQTVSYSRDIQPIFTQNCVACHACYDAPCQLNLGSGEGVERGASKATVYDGTRTKTQATTRLFMDAHGEPAWRRKDFHSVLDQQGGQAALMARMLELGHATPLPANSKLPKDLAIGIDRDNQCPLPGEFEAFAAKNPMAGMPFAVTGLTEQDYQTVQRWLEQGAPLDEQALQPSAGEARQIAEWERFLNAPGDEQGLVSRWLYEHLFLAHLYFEGGEPGHFFQVVRSRTPSGQPVDIIATRRPNDDPGTTVYYRLMPIQGVIVHKTHITYPLSAEKLARVKSLFFGSDWQVGVVPGYGVQRRSNPFETFEAIPAQARYQFMLDNAEYFVRTFIRGPVCRGQIATDVIRDNFWVVFQDPQHDLYITDPSYRGETTPLLSMPGQLDQIGDLLGLWRAYRNKRNDYEALRTDGYANAPAPDWSHIWRGNDNALLSIFRQHDSASVRKGLVGEIPQTLWWMDYPLLERTYYQLVVNFDVFGNVSHQAQTRLYFDLIRNGAEQNFLRLMPADARSGLFSDWYQNSGKLKAWMDYYPLDKKTPSGLPLSGEDPKRQFGEQLLQRFSTLNARPDPINRCTGEHCHRDGLPADLQQAEQALSRLASRPASQLKVIHQLPEATLLRVEGSNGRREVYSLLRNRAHSNVAFMLGEDLRYQPRLDTLTLYPEVMTSYPNFMFSVSADQVAEFVTALEQVNNSATFEKVVERWGIRRTHPQFWRHFHDLSAHIHEHDPLEAGVLDMNRYQNL; this is encoded by the coding sequence ATGCACTACCGGCTGCTATTGAGTGTTTGCCTTGTTCTTATCAGTCCGTTGGTGATGGCGCAGACCGTTTCCTACAGCCGTGACATTCAACCGATCTTTACCCAGAACTGCGTAGCCTGTCATGCCTGCTACGACGCGCCTTGCCAGCTCAACCTGGGCAGTGGCGAGGGCGTCGAGCGCGGTGCCAGCAAGGCCACGGTCTATGACGGCACACGCACCAAGACCCAGGCCACCACGCGGCTGTTCATGGATGCCCACGGCGAGCCGGCCTGGCGCCGCAAGGATTTCCACTCGGTACTCGATCAGCAGGGCGGCCAGGCCGCGCTGATGGCACGCATGCTCGAGCTTGGGCACGCCACGCCGCTGCCTGCCAACAGCAAACTGCCGAAGGATCTGGCCATCGGCATCGACCGGGACAATCAGTGCCCGCTGCCGGGCGAGTTCGAGGCGTTCGCGGCGAAGAACCCCATGGCCGGCATGCCATTCGCGGTCACCGGTCTGACCGAGCAGGACTACCAGACGGTACAGCGCTGGCTAGAGCAGGGCGCTCCGCTCGATGAGCAGGCGCTGCAGCCCAGCGCGGGCGAGGCACGGCAGATCGCCGAGTGGGAGCGTTTTCTCAATGCGCCCGGCGACGAGCAGGGCCTAGTCAGCCGCTGGTTGTACGAGCACCTGTTTCTCGCTCATCTGTATTTCGAGGGAGGCGAGCCCGGGCATTTCTTCCAGGTGGTGCGTTCGCGCACGCCCAGCGGCCAACCGGTGGACATTATTGCCACCCGGCGCCCCAATGACGATCCAGGCACCACCGTCTACTACCGCCTGATGCCGATCCAGGGCGTGATCGTGCACAAGACCCACATCACCTACCCGCTGAGCGCCGAGAAACTGGCACGGGTCAAATCGCTGTTTTTCGGTAGCGACTGGCAGGTGGGCGTGGTGCCGGGCTATGGCGTGCAGCGCCGCTCCAACCCGTTCGAAACCTTCGAGGCGATTCCTGCCCAGGCGCGCTATCAGTTCATGCTCGATAACGCCGAGTATTTCGTGCGCACCTTCATTCGCGGACCGGTATGCCGTGGGCAGATCGCCACGGACGTGATTCGCGATAATTTCTGGGTGGTCTTCCAGGATCCACAGCACGACTTGTACATCACCGACCCGAGCTATCGCGGTGAAACCACTCCACTGTTGTCCATGCCTGGCCAACTCGACCAGATTGGCGACTTGCTAGGCCTGTGGCGCGCCTATCGTAATAAACGCAACGATTATGAGGCGTTGCGCACCGACGGTTATGCCAACGCACCGGCGCCCGACTGGTCGCATATATGGCGCGGTAACGATAATGCGCTGCTGTCGATTTTCCGACAGCACGACAGCGCCTCGGTACGTAAGGGGCTGGTCGGCGAAATCCCACAAACGCTGTGGTGGATGGACTATCCGCTGCTGGAGCGCACCTATTATCAACTGGTGGTGAATTTCGATGTGTTCGGCAACGTCTCGCATCAGGCGCAGACGCGCTTGTACTTCGACCTGATCCGCAATGGTGCGGAGCAGAATTTCCTGCGTTTGATGCCCGCCGATGCTCGCTCGGGGCTGTTCAGCGACTGGTACCAGAACAGCGGCAAACTCAAGGCGTGGATGGATTACTACCCGCTGGACAAGAAAACCCCAAGCGGCTTGCCGCTCTCTGGTGAAGACCCCAAACGGCAGTTTGGCGAGCAGTTGCTGCAGCGCTTCAGCACCCTTAACGCGCGGCCGGATCCCATCAACCGCTGTACGGGTGAGCACTGCCACCGCGATGGCCTGCCTGCCGACCTGCAGCAGGCGGAACAGGCGCTGAGCCGCCTGGCGTCTCGGCCAGCCTCGCAACTCAAGGTGATCCATCAACTGCCGGAAGCAACGTTGCTGCGTGTCGAAGGGAGCAATGGCCGCCGTGAGGTCTACAGCCTGTTGCGCAACCGCGCCCACAGTAATGTGGCCTTCATGCTGGGCGAGGATCTGCGTTACCAGCCACGCCTGGATACCCTGACCCTTTATCCGGAGGTGATGACCAG